CCTCGTGTTCTTGACTTCTAAGAAAAAAAGAAGTCCCGAAACGCCGGGGTGGGGCCGGGCGACGATTAAGAAATTACTGTTGGAGAATTAAATTTTACCATTGGAGAGACGCGAAGTGCAACGCGCCACAAGGGGAAAGCCGACACCCGCAATCGTACGCTGGGACAAACCTCGCGTGCCGAGCGGAAACCCAAAATCATTTCCGCATGGACGGGGTGTATATAATGTGAGTCGTGGCGTCGGCTGATAGGACCTACCACATCAAGCAATATCCTCTCGAGCGCGGCGCGCTGGAGATTCAGTACATCGAGGAATTCTTTGGCGAGTTCGACCGCAAGAAGACCGCCGCTGAGATCCAGCGCCGGCTTTCCGATCGGGACCATTGCATTCTCATGGCGGAGGCCAAACTACCGTCGGATCCGACCCAGCTCATGCCGGTGTCCTACAAGGTGGGCCACGAGATTCACGCGCACGAGAAGGAGCCCAAGCTCGCGGATCTCGTGGGGCGCCTTTCGGGTGCCGTCCAGTTCGGCGGGAGACGCATCCTCTACAGCTGGATCGGCGGCACGCGCTCCGATTGGAGGGGGCAGGGACATTTCCGCGCGTTGACCGAGCAGCAAGAGACCTGGGCCCTCGAGCACGGTTTCAAGGAGATCGTGGTCAAAACGAAAAACAAGTTCTACGTCATGCGCGCGACACTCACCCACCTGAGCTTCGACGTGATCAAGTACGAGCGCAACGAGTACGACAACCGAGAGTCCAAGGTCTACTTGAGCAAACGTATCGGACCGGAGGTCCTTACGACACACCAGAGCGAGCGGACCCTGGTGCAGGCCCTCTGATCAAGGGAGCGCCTTCAAGTCGCGCCCGGTGATGCCCAGCTCCTCGGCGTGGGGCTTGAGTGCCTCGATGACGAACTGGATGTGCTGGGCGAGATCGACCCCGAGAAGGTCGGCTCCGGCCTGAATCTCGGCGCGCTCCACCTTGGCGGCGAAGGCTTTGTCTTTCAGCTTCTTTTTGACGCTCTTCGCGGCGAGGGTCGCGATACCCTCCGGTCGAACGAGACAGCAGGCAACGATGAAGCCGGTCAACTCGTCGCAGGCGACGAGGGCCCTGTCGAGAACGCTCTCGTAAGGAACGTTCCACTTCGTGTAGTGAGCGGAGATCGCGTGAGCGATGACTTCCTCTCCCTGCTCGCGCAGCCACGCCACGATGCGCTGCGGATGCTCCTCCGGCCACTTCTCGTAATCGGCATCGTGGAGCATGCCCGCGATGCCCCAGGTGTCCTCGCTCGCGTTCTCGTTCCCGTAGTGCCGGGCGGCGCTTCGCATCACGATCTCCACGGCGCGGGCGTGCTTTCGGAGCGAGTCCGTCTCCGTCCAGGAGCAGAGGTGCTCCCACGCCAGTTCCCGAGTGAGCGGCACGTGCCTATTCTATAATCTTCCGAATCGCATCCGACCGCCGGCATAGCGAATGGTGAGCTCATCCCCGACGAGCTCCCAGCTCGTCGCCGAACCGAGGGCATCGACGTAAGGCTGCTCTAGAGAGCCTGGAAGGCAGGCAGCGCGGGTGCAGGCGAGAAGACCAATCGAGAGGTCGCTGCCCGAGACGCGATAGCTGCCGTTACAGAGGTTGCAATCGGTTCGGGCATGAAGCGCATCGTCCTCCGCGAGCTCGAGAGTATATTGGGAGGGGTCGGGGACGGTGACAACCTGTCCTCCCGAGAGCTCGAAAGCCTCTAGAGCCCATACGCCTTGCAACGCCGCCGTGTCGATCGGAACCGACGTCGACGTATCGCAACCCGAGACAATCGCGGCGACAGAGAGCAATATAACCGTGCGCATATCGATCGTTTTCCTCCTTCGTCGGCACGGTGTGTGCAAAAAGCTTGCCGCACATGAACATCGCAAGGAAAACTGTGTCAAGACTATCCGAAGAGTTAGATCCGCCTATCCAAACGGCTAGGGGAAGCGGACGTTTCGCGCCGCTCGATCTGCTCCTGGTCACTTACACGGCATGGGTCGCGCTTCTCGTGGCGTGGTTTCACGGCAACTTCGAAAACCCGATACCCATTCTCGTGTTCCACGCGATCGTGCTGGGAGTCATACTGGCTCTGCCCGCCCGGGGAGCGCGTTGGGAGACGGCGCCTTCGGGCGAGGGCGCTTTTCGACGTCACGTTCGCGGAGGACTCCGTTTTCTTCGGTACACCTATCCGCTTCTCCTCGTCTTGTTCTTCTTCGAGGAGGTCCAGCAGACGGTCGGCGCGGTCTATCCCGACGCACCCTACTGGTTCGAGCCGACGCTCTACGCGTGGGACCGATGGGTCTTCGGGGAGCTGCCCGCGATCCTTCT
This window of the Vicinamibacteria bacterium genome carries:
- a CDS encoding HD domain-containing protein, which codes for MPLTRELAWEHLCSWTETDSLRKHARAVEIVMRSAARHYGNENASEDTWGIAGMLHDADYEKWPEEHPQRIVAWLREQGEEVIAHAISAHYTKWNVPYESVLDRALVACDELTGFIVACCLVRPEGIATLAAKSVKKKLKDKAFAAKVERAEIQAGADLLGVDLAQHIQFVIEALKPHAEELGITGRDLKALP
- a CDS encoding META domain-containing protein; the protein is MRTVILLSVAAIVSGCDTSTSVPIDTAALQGVWALEAFELSGGQVVTVPDPSQYTLELAEDDALHARTDCNLCNGSYRVSGSDLSIGLLACTRAACLPGSLEQPYVDALGSATSWELVGDELTIRYAGGRMRFGRL